CGTTGCATCGAATTAATCCGCATGCTCCGCCGCTTGTGCGGGCCCCCGTCAATTCCTTTGAGTTTTAGCCTTGCGGCCGTACTCCCCAGGCGGGGCGCTTAATGCGTTAGCTGCGGCACGGAACTCGTGGAATGAGTCCCACACCTAGCGCCCAACGTTTACGGCATGGACTACCAGGGTATCTAATCCTGTTCGCTCCCCATGCTTTCGCTTCTCAGCGTCAGTAGTGGCCCAGAGACCTGCCTTCGCCATCGGTGTTCCTCCTGATATCTGCGCATTTCACCGCTACACCAGGAATTCCAGTCTCCCCTACCACACTCTAGTCTGCCCGTACCCACTGCAAGTCCGAGGTTGAGCCTCGGATTTTCACAGCAGACGCGACAAACCGCCTACAAGCCCTTTACGCCCAATAATTCCGGACAACGCTCGCACCCTACGTATTACCGCGGCTGCTGGCACGTAGTTAGCCGGTGCTTCTTCTGCAGGTACCGTCACTTTCGCTTCTTCCCTGCTGAAAGAGGTTTACAACCCGAAGGCCGTCATCCCTCACGCGGCGTCGCTGCATCAGGCTTTCGCCCATTGTGCAATATTCCCCACTGCTGCCTCCCGTAGGAGTCTGGGCCGTGTCTCAGTCCCAGTGTGGCCGGTCGCCCTCTCAGGCCGGCTACCCGTCGTCGCCTTGGTGAGCCATTACCTCACCAACAAGCTGATAGGCCGCGAGCCCATCCCAGACCGAAAAACTTTCCAGACCATGCCCATGCGGACTGATCTCATATCCAGTATTAGACGCCGTTTCCAGCGCTTATTCCGGAGTCTGGGGCAGGTTGCTCACGTGTTACTCACCCGTTCGCCACTGATCCACCCCAAGCAAGCTTGGAGCTTCACCGTTCGACTTGCATGTGTTAAGCACGCCGCCAGCGTTCGTCCTGAGCCAGGATCAAACTCTCCGTTGATGATAAAAACCCCCACCCCCAGCCACAAAGGACCAGGAACGAGAGCCAATCAATAACCCAACAAAGGGCCTAAAATCCCGGCTGAGCAAGAACAACTAGCAAAATAAACTGCTAATCATCTCAATCAACCAAAAGAAAATGCTCCCCAACCAAACCAACCCACACCCACACGGGCACAGGCCAGATCAGCCAAGAAACGAGGTATTGGCATCGATCATTTGACACGCTGTTGAGTTCTCAAGATTCACACGCACACCCCACACAACCCACCAACCGGCGACCTGCACAAGGGGCAACTTCTCCATCTTACTGTGTGTCGCTGCAGTGTCAACCTCGCTGCTCTCGTACCTGATCGGAGGAGACCAGCAGATTGGCCTCTGCGGCGACTTCCCACCTTAGCAGCCTGGCTGCCTCGGCTCCAACTCGGTTGCGCTGCGCACCTGGGTGCTCACGATCCGTGTCGGATGGGGATCAACTCGGCGGGACCGGCCTACTTGGTGCGACCCTGCAAGGGCCACCACTTGGTGTCCGTTCCTCCCTCTCGGGCTGACAGATGAAACATTAGATCACCCGTCGGCCCGACACCAAATCGGCGCTGGGGCAGGCGCTTTCGTCCTCAGCTCAACCGCGCAGCGGCCAGGTTCTTGCGGCCGCGACGCACGACGGCCACGCGGTTGTGGAGGTAGTCCCCCGGTCCGAGCAGGTAGCCCTCGTCCCCCACCTTGTCGCCATTGATCGAGACCGCTCCGTCGCCGATGGCCCGACGTGCAGCCTTCTTCGAGTCCACGAGGCCGGTGGCCACGAGGGCGTCGAGGAGTCCGGTGCCCGCCGGCACGTCCGCCCCGGGGAGCTCACGGGTCGCGTCGACGAGTGTCTGCTCGTCCAGGGCGCGCACGTCCCCCTTGCCGAAGAGCGCCTCCGATGCCGCCTGGACCGAGGCCGTGGCCTGCTCCCCGTGGACGAGCGTGGTCATGTCCGCGGCCAGGGTGCGCTGGGCCGCGCGCCGCCAGGGCTCGTCGGCCACGAGGCGCTCGAGCTCGACCACCTCCTCGTGGGTGCGGTCCGTGAAGACCTTGAGCAGCTTGACCACCGAGGCGTCCTCGACGTTGACCCAGTACTGGTAGAAGGCATACGGGCTGGTCATCTGCGCGTCGAGCCAGACCGCGTTGCCCTCGGACTTGCCGAACTTGTTCCCGTGGGCGTCGGTGATCAACGGAGTCGTCAGCAGGTGCACCGACTCCCCCTCGGCGCGGTGGATGAGGTCGGACCCGGCCGTGAGGTTGCCCCACTGGTCCTGGCCACCGGTCTGCAGCGTGCACCCGTACTCCCGGAAGAGCTCCAGGAAGTCGAGCCCCTGCAGGATCTGGTAGCTGAACTCGGTGTAGGAGATCCCCTCGTCGCTGTTGAGACGTGCGGCCACGGCGTCCTTGCGCACCATCTGGTTGACGCGGAAGTGCTTGCCGACGTCCCGCAGGAAGTCCAGGGCGGACATCGGCGCGGTCCAGTCGAGGTTGTTCACCGTGATCGCGGCGTTGCTCCCCTCGAAGTCGAGGAAGGGCCGGACCTGTTCCTGGATCCGGGCCACCCACTCGGCGGTCTGCTCCTTGGTCTTCAGCACCCGCTCCGCCGTCGGGCGCGGGTCGCCGATGAGTCCGGTCGAACCACCGACGAGGCAGATGACGCGGTGGCCCGCCCGCTGCAGGTGACGCAGCACGATCAGCTGGACCAGGTTGCCGAAGTGCAGGGACGGCGCCGTGGGGTCGAACCCGCAGTACAGGGTGACCGGTCCGTCGGCGAGCGCCTGTCGCAAGGCGGCCTCGTCCGTGGTCTGGGCCACCAGTCCACGCCACTGCAGCTCGTCGAGGATGTCGGTCACGGTGGTCTCGGTCCTTCCCGGAGGGGTTCGGGCGCCCTGCTGGCCGTCCGGGGACAGCCTGCCATGCACCACCTCGCCCCCGTGGAGGGGCACCGATCCGGCATGTGGAACGGGGGGTGACGCCCGCGGGCCAATGTGGGCTAAGGTATGCCTTGCCTCACCAATGAAGGGAGATCCTCGTGATCGTGTGCAACTGTGCCGTCGTCGGCGACAAGCAGATCGCTGCCGCGGCGGCCGACGGCGCGAGCACCCTCTCCCAGGTGTGCGCCAGCACCGGAGCGGGCCGCGATTGCGGCGCGTGTGTCTTCTCCGTTCGACGCATTCTCTGCGACACTGTGGGTTCCGAGGGTCCGCAGGACTCACACCCCACTGTCGCGGAGGTCGAACGTGCAGCCAGTTGACCCGAGGGTCGTCACCCTCCTGAACGAGGCGCTCACCATCGAGCTGACCGTCGTCAACGGTTACTTCCTCAACGCACGCATGCTCGACAACTGGGGCCTCCCGCGCCTCGGGAAGGTCTTCTACGACCTGTCGATCGGCGAGATGAAGGATGCGGACGAGCTCATCGAGCGCATCCTGATGTTCGACGGTCACCCCAACGTGCAGAAGCTGAACAACATCCAGGTCGGCGAGAACGCCGTCGAGATGCTGGAGCTGGCCCTGGCCAGCGAGGTGCACGCCATCAAGACTTTCAACGCCGCCGCCCACGAGTGCCACGGGTTCGGGGACCACGCCACGGCCAACGTCTTCGAGGAGATGGCCCGCGACGAGGAGGCCCACGCCGACTGGTTCGAGGCCCAGCTCGACGCGTGCACGCGCGTCGGCATGGAGAACTACCTCGCCCAGCAGGTGGACGTCTCCGTCAACCCCGCCTGACCCCGCGGGGTTTGCCCGGGCGGTATGCCGAGACCGTCGGCTCACCGTCGATCCAGTACCGCCAGGGGTAGAGCGCGCCGTCGCCCCCCGGGCCGGAGACCCCGACCCGGGGGCCGGTGCGAACCCGTGCGTCCGGCACGGGGTCCGGCGGCGCGTACAGGGCGAAGGGGGAATCCCGCCCGGTCAGCGCCGCCCCGTCGTCCTCGCCGCCGATCGCCATCGCCTTGGTGAGGCGACCCGGCCCGCGGGCGAGGTCCCGGTCCGGGACCCCCGGCCGCCGGTCGGGCATGAGCTCCTCCCCCGCCACGACCTCACCGGCGCGCACGAGGACGGCGGCGCACTCCCCCGTCGTCCCGCACACGATGTTGCAGCACCAGTGGATGCCGTAGCTGCGGTAGACGTACAGGTGGCCGGGCGGGCCGAACATCACCCGGGTGCGCGGGGTCATGCCCCGGTACCCGTGCGAGCCGGGGTCCACCTCACCGTGATAGGCCTCGACCTCGGTCAGGCGCAGGGTCACCCCACGACCGACCAGGTGCGTGCCCAGCAGCGAGCGGGCGACCTCGAGCGGATCCCGCCCGAGGTCGCGGGCGGTCAGGCGCCGACCACGCGAGGGTGCGATCAGCGGGCCCCGATCCGCGTGGCGGCCCAGGCGCCGAGCTTCTCGACCCGCGCCCGCGCGGTCCCGATCTGGTCCCGGACGCGGTCGGGTGCGGTGCCGCCCTTCGCGTCCCGGGAGGCCAGGGACCCGGCGACCGAGAGGACCTCGCGCACCCCGGGCGTCAGGTGCTCGCTGATCCGGGAGAGGTCTTCGTCGGTCAGGTCCCACAGCTCGATCTGGCGGTCCTCGCACTCGCGGACGCAGGCACCGGCGACCTCGTGCGCGATGCGGAAGGGCACGCCCTGGCGCACGAGCCACTCCGCGATGTCGGTCGCGAGCGAGAATCCCTGCGGCGCGAGGGCGGCCATCCGGTCACCGTGGTAGGTCAGCGTCGCGACCATCCCGGAGAAGGCCGGCAGCAGCAGCTCGAGGGTGTCGACCGCGTCGAAGACCGGCTCCTTGTCCTCCTGCAGGTCGCGGTTGTAGGCGAGCGGCAGGGCCTTGAGCGTCGTCATGAGCCCGGCGAGGTCACCGACGAGACGGCCGGCCTTGCCCCGGGCGAGCTCGGCCACATCGGGGTTCTTCTTCTGCGGCATGATGCTCGACCCGGTCGAGAAGGCGTCGTCGAGGGTGATGAAGGAGAACTCCTTCGTGGCCCAGAGGATGATCTCCTCGGCCAGTCGCGAGACGTCCACGGCGGACATCGCCGCGACGAAGCAGAACTCGGCGACGAAGTCGCGGGAGGCGGTCCCGTCGATGGAGTTCTCCACCGCTCCGGAGAAGCCGAGGTCGCTGGCGACCGCCTCGGGGTCGAGCCCGAGTGAGGATCCCGCCAGCGCACCGGAGCCGTACGGACTCAGCGACGTGCGACGGTCCCAGTCGACGAGCCGCTCGACGTCCCGCAGCAGCGCCCAGACGTGGGCGAGCAGGTGGTGGCTGAGCAGGACCGGCTGGGCGTGCTGGAGGTGGGTGCGCCCGGGCATCGGGACATCGATGTGCGCCTCCGCCTGCTCGACGAGTGCGCCCACGACGTCGAGGAGCAGTCCGGCCACGATCCGGGCGTGGTCGCGCAGGTACATCCGGAAGAGGGTGGCCACCTGGTCGTTACGGGACCGCCCGGCTCGCAGGCGGCCGCCGACGTCGGCGCCGACCCGCTCGATGAGCCCGCGCTCGAGGGCGGTGTGGACGTCCTCGTCGTCCTGGGCGGGGACGAAGGCGCCCGTCTCGACGTCCTCGGCCAACCGGGCCAGACCCTGGAGCATCGCCGAGAGGTTCTCCTCGTCGAGGAGACCGGCCGAGTGCAGCACCCGTGCGTGCGCCCGCGAGCCGGCGATGTCGTAGGGCGCCAGCCGCCAGTCGAAGTGGGTCGACTTGCTCAGGGCCGCCAGGGCATCGCTCGGACCGCCGGCGAAGCGGCCGCCCCACAGGCTGACCCGCTCCCCTCCGGGTGCGGTCGGTGCGGGCGGGCCCGGACGGTCGGCGCTCTCTCCGGTCACGGTGTCTCCTGGGTGTCGGGTGTGGTCTGGGCCAGGCCCAGCAGTCGGGCGGTCAGGCTCTCGCCCTCCTCGGGCGAGCCGGTGATGACCATGATCGTGTCATCGCCGGCGATGGTGCCGAGCACCTCGGGCCAGCGGGCGTGGTCGACGGCCGCCGCGAGGTAGTTCGCGGCGCCCGGTGGGGTGCGCACGACGACCAGCTGGGCACTGGTGCGTGCGGTGACGAGCAACTCCTCGCACAGGCGTCGCAGCCGGTCGTCGATCTCGACGCGGCCGACGGCCGCACGCGGGGTGCGGTCCCCCCCTTCGCCGGGGAGCGCGTACACGAGGTCACGCCCGATACGCACCTTCTCGGCGCGCAGCTCGAGCAGGTCGCGGGACAGCGTCGCCTGGGTGACCTCGATGCCGTCGGCGGCGAGCAGGGCCAGCAGCTCGGTCTGGCTGCGCACGGCGTGCTCGCGCAGCAGCTCGGCGATGCGCGCCTGTCGGCCGGGCCGGGTCGCGGGGATCATGACGAGGCGGTCAGGAGGAAGGTCATCAGGGCCTTCTGCGCGTGCAGGCGGTTCTCCGCCTCGTCCCAGACGACCGATTGGTCACCGTCGATGACCTCGGCCTCGATCTCCAGGCCGCGGTAGGCCGGGAGGCAGTGCAGGACGATCGCGTCGGGGGCGGCGTGCGCGAGCAGCTCCCGGGTGACGGCGAAGGGGGCGAAGGGCGAGGTCTCGCCGGTGCGGTCCCCCTTCTCGCCCTCCATGCCCATGGACACCCACGTGTCGGTGGCGACGACGTCGGCCCCGGAGACCGCACCCACCGGGTCGTCGGTGACCAGGACGGAGCCGCCCTGCTCCCCGGCGATCGCCTGCGCCCGGGCGAGGACGTCGGCGGTCGGGTGGTGGGTCGTGGGCGTGCCGATGCGCACGTGCA
Above is a window of Janibacter cremeus DNA encoding:
- the tyrS gene encoding tyrosine--tRNA ligase — encoded protein: MTDILDELQWRGLVAQTTDEAALRQALADGPVTLYCGFDPTAPSLHFGNLVQLIVLRHLQRAGHRVICLVGGSTGLIGDPRPTAERVLKTKEQTAEWVARIQEQVRPFLDFEGSNAAITVNNLDWTAPMSALDFLRDVGKHFRVNQMVRKDAVAARLNSDEGISYTEFSYQILQGLDFLELFREYGCTLQTGGQDQWGNLTAGSDLIHRAEGESVHLLTTPLITDAHGNKFGKSEGNAVWLDAQMTSPYAFYQYWVNVEDASVVKLLKVFTDRTHEEVVELERLVADEPWRRAAQRTLAADMTTLVHGEQATASVQAASEALFGKGDVRALDEQTLVDATRELPGADVPAGTGLLDALVATGLVDSKKAARRAIGDGAVSINGDKVGDEGYLLGPGDYLHNRVAVVRRGRKNLAAARLS
- a CDS encoding (2Fe-2S)-binding protein, coding for MCNCAVVGDKQIAAAAADGASTLSQVCASTGAGRDCGACVFSVRRILCDTVGSEGPQDSHPTVAEVERAAS
- the bfr gene encoding bacterioferritin, which gives rise to MQPVDPRVVTLLNEALTIELTVVNGYFLNARMLDNWGLPRLGKVFYDLSIGEMKDADELIERILMFDGHPNVQKLNNIQVGENAVEMLELALASEVHAIKTFNAAAHECHGFGDHATANVFEEMARDEEAHADWFEAQLDACTRVGMENYLAQQVDVSVNPA
- a CDS encoding DNA-3-methyladenine glycosylase; protein product: MAPSRGRRLTARDLGRDPLEVARSLLGTHLVGRGVTLRLTEVEAYHGEVDPGSHGYRGMTPRTRVMFGPPGHLYVYRSYGIHWCCNIVCGTTGECAAVLVRAGEVVAGEELMPDRRPGVPDRDLARGPGRLTKAMAIGGEDDGAALTGRDSPFALYAPPDPVPDARVRTGPRVGVSGPGGDGALYPWRYWIDGEPTVSAYRPGKPRGVRRG
- the argH gene encoding argininosuccinate lyase produces the protein MTGESADRPGPPAPTAPGGERVSLWGGRFAGGPSDALAALSKSTHFDWRLAPYDIAGSRAHARVLHSAGLLDEENLSAMLQGLARLAEDVETGAFVPAQDDEDVHTALERGLIERVGADVGGRLRAGRSRNDQVATLFRMYLRDHARIVAGLLLDVVGALVEQAEAHIDVPMPGRTHLQHAQPVLLSHHLLAHVWALLRDVERLVDWDRRTSLSPYGSGALAGSSLGLDPEAVASDLGFSGAVENSIDGTASRDFVAEFCFVAAMSAVDVSRLAEEIILWATKEFSFITLDDAFSTGSSIMPQKKNPDVAELARGKAGRLVGDLAGLMTTLKALPLAYNRDLQEDKEPVFDAVDTLELLLPAFSGMVATLTYHGDRMAALAPQGFSLATDIAEWLVRQGVPFRIAHEVAGACVRECEDRQIELWDLTDEDLSRISEHLTPGVREVLSVAGSLASRDAKGGTAPDRVRDQIGTARARVEKLGAWAATRIGAR
- a CDS encoding arginine repressor gives rise to the protein MIPATRPGRQARIAELLREHAVRSQTELLALLAADGIEVTQATLSRDLLELRAEKVRIGRDLVYALPGEGGDRTPRAAVGRVEIDDRLRRLCEELLVTARTSAQLVVVRTPPGAANYLAAAVDHARWPEVLGTIAGDDTIMVITGSPEEGESLTARLLGLAQTTPDTQETP